Proteins encoded within one genomic window of Actinoplanes octamycinicus:
- a CDS encoding glycosyltransferase family 2 protein: protein MTDVVLPCLNEAAALPWLLDRMPPGYRPILADNGSTDGSPAIARRHGARVIDVPDRGYGAAVHAGLLAADPDDGVVCVLDADGSFDPADLPRLAGPVRDGEADLVCGRRRPATRRAWPVHARLGNAVLAHRIRSDTGLPVHDIAPIRAARRDALLALDLRDRRFGYPLELLLGAARAGWRVRELDVTYHPRAAGTRSKVTGTVRGTLRAVADMRAVLAR from the coding sequence ATGACCGATGTGGTGCTGCCCTGCCTGAACGAGGCCGCCGCCCTGCCGTGGCTGCTGGACCGGATGCCGCCCGGCTACCGGCCGATCCTGGCCGACAACGGCTCGACCGACGGATCGCCCGCCATCGCCCGCCGGCACGGCGCCCGGGTGATCGACGTGCCGGACCGGGGGTACGGCGCCGCCGTGCACGCCGGCCTGCTGGCCGCCGACCCGGACGACGGGGTGGTGTGCGTGCTGGACGCCGACGGCTCGTTCGACCCGGCCGACCTGCCGCGCCTGGCCGGCCCGGTCCGGGACGGCGAGGCCGACCTGGTCTGCGGCCGCCGCCGGCCGGCCACCCGGCGCGCCTGGCCGGTGCACGCGCGGCTCGGCAACGCGGTGCTGGCCCACCGGATCCGCAGCGACACCGGCCTGCCGGTGCACGACATCGCGCCGATCCGGGCCGCCCGCCGCGACGCGCTGCTCGCCCTCGACCTGCGCGACCGGCGCTTCGGATACCCGCTGGAGCTGCTGCTCGGCGCGGCCCGGGCCGGCTGGCGGGTGCGGGAGCTGGACGTCACCTACCACCCGCGGGCGGCCGGCACCCGGTCCAAGGTGACCGGCACGGTCCGCGGCACCCTGCGCGCCGTCGCCGACATGCGGGCGGTGCTGGCCCGATGA